The following coding sequences lie in one Xanthomonas hyacinthi genomic window:
- a CDS encoding flavohemoglobin expression-modulating QEGLA motif protein, which produces MTALPAEILHHAALDARLVKAVRGIRLLALASWPAAVQAPFLDSVARGQPQLPQVQYPRLDFADTRRELAAIAQAADPAHPLGAYLQASVHSWDLAAALLESLGTPAVGTYSAQLFGVPEDPMPGHGPTTRDAARHFIHIAQDLDRELLSAEEQVPVSASALRLLLQRDLDQFFGARVIAVELDPELLAKAAAGAQRIRLRSGASFSDYDRAQLFHHEALVHSLTALNGREQVQLPSLALSSPRVTATQEGLATFAEQITGSIDIERMKRISLRIEAIALARGGADFIEVFRYFDAAGQSPAESFSSAQRVFRGVPTSGGAAFTKDTVYLRGLVSVHTFFRQALQRDRLPLCRWLFAGKMALEDVAAFAPLFESGVLAPPRWLPNWVARASGLAGMLAFSLFANRIRMDQLDSAEGA; this is translated from the coding sequence ATGACCGCGCTGCCTGCCGAGATCCTGCACCACGCCGCGTTGGATGCGCGGCTGGTCAAGGCGGTGCGCGGCATCCGCCTGCTGGCGCTGGCGAGTTGGCCGGCGGCGGTGCAGGCGCCGTTCCTGGACAGCGTGGCACGCGGCCAGCCGCAGTTGCCGCAGGTGCAGTACCCGCGGCTGGATTTCGCCGACACGCGCCGTGAGCTGGCGGCGATCGCGCAGGCCGCCGATCCGGCGCATCCGCTCGGCGCCTATCTGCAGGCCTCGGTGCATAGCTGGGACCTGGCCGCGGCCTTGCTGGAGTCGCTGGGTACGCCGGCGGTCGGCACCTATTCGGCGCAGCTGTTCGGGGTGCCCGAGGACCCGATGCCCGGGCATGGCCCGACCACCCGCGATGCCGCGCGCCATTTCATCCATATCGCGCAGGACCTGGATCGCGAGCTGTTGTCTGCGGAAGAGCAGGTGCCGGTGTCGGCCAGCGCGCTGCGCCTGCTGCTGCAGCGCGACCTGGACCAATTCTTCGGCGCGCGGGTGATCGCGGTCGAACTGGATCCGGAGCTGCTGGCCAAGGCCGCGGCCGGTGCGCAGCGCATCCGCCTGCGCTCCGGCGCCTCGTTCAGCGACTACGACCGCGCGCAGCTGTTCCATCATGAGGCGCTGGTGCATTCGCTGACCGCGCTCAACGGCCGCGAGCAGGTACAGCTGCCGAGCCTGGCGCTGTCCTCGCCGCGGGTCACCGCGACCCAGGAAGGACTGGCCACCTTCGCCGAACAGATCACCGGCAGCATCGACATCGAGCGGATGAAGCGGATCAGCCTGCGCATCGAGGCGATCGCGCTGGCACGCGGCGGCGCCGATTTCATCGAGGTGTTCCGCTATTTCGATGCGGCGGGGCAATCGCCGGCGGAGAGTTTTTCCTCGGCGCAGCGCGTGTTCCGCGGCGTGCCGACCAGCGGCGGCGCCGCGTTCACCAAGGACACGGTGTATCTGCGCGGGCTGGTATCGGTGCACACCTTCTTCCGCCAGGCCTTGCAGCGCGATCGCCTGCCGCTGTGCCGCTGGCTGTTCGCCGGCAAGATGGCGCTGGAGGATGTGGCCGCGTTCGCGCCGCTGTTCGAGAGCGGGGTGCTGGCGCCGCCGCGCTGGCTGCCGAACTGGGTCGCGCGCGCGAGCGGTTTGGCCGGAATGCTGGCGTTCTCGCTGTTCGCCAACCGCATCCGCATGGATCAACTGGACAGCGCCGAAGGCGCCTGA
- a CDS encoding type 1 glutamine amidotransferase domain-containing protein, translating to MKILMVLTSHDRLGDSGHKTGFWLEEFAAPYYVFKDAGAEVTLASPKGGQPPLDPNSDAADAQTAATQRFKADPAAQQQLASTRPLAEVQMADYDSVFYPGGHGPLWDLAEDRDSIALIEAFERAGKPIGFVCHAPGALRRVTAADGAPLVEGRRVTGFTNGEEAAVGLTEVVPFLIEDEFQRLGGLYEKGADWSVHVVVDGRLVTGQNPASSEAAAKALLGLLGE from the coding sequence ATGAAGATCCTGATGGTGCTGACCTCGCACGACCGCCTCGGCGACAGCGGCCACAAGACCGGTTTCTGGCTGGAGGAATTCGCCGCGCCGTACTACGTGTTCAAGGATGCCGGCGCCGAGGTCACCCTGGCCTCGCCCAAGGGCGGGCAACCGCCGCTGGACCCGAACAGCGACGCGGCCGACGCGCAGACCGCCGCCACGCAGCGCTTCAAGGCCGATCCGGCGGCGCAGCAGCAACTGGCGAGCACGCGGCCGCTGGCCGAAGTGCAGATGGCCGACTACGACAGCGTGTTCTATCCCGGCGGCCACGGCCCGCTGTGGGATCTGGCCGAGGACCGCGATTCCATCGCGCTGATCGAGGCGTTCGAGCGTGCCGGCAAGCCGATCGGCTTCGTCTGCCATGCGCCGGGCGCGCTGCGCCGGGTCACTGCCGCCGATGGCGCGCCGCTGGTCGAGGGCCGCCGCGTCACCGGCTTCACCAACGGCGAGGAAGCCGCGGTCGGGCTCACCGAGGTGGTGCCGTTCCTGATCGAGGACGAATTCCAGCGGCTCGGCGGCCTGTACGAAAAGGGCGCCGATTGGAGCGTGCACGTGGTGGTGGACGGCCGCCTGGTCACCGGCCAGAACCCGGCCTCGTCGGAGGCGGCAGCCAAGGCCTTGTTGGGGTTGCTGGGCGAGTGA
- a CDS encoding alpha-amylase family glycosyl hydrolase, with product MTAPASPLDLSAHAHAQLQALLHADAAAAVLPRLQQHGTRLLAPLQQLYGTHPDFAQWLPQWLPQLAAAANARPAELRRLDAERAPDWFAAPAMLGYSAYADRFAGTLAGVGERVPYLQELGVRYLHLLPFLRARAGDNDGGFAVSDYGQVEPRLGDNADLVALTARLRGAGISLCADFVLNHTADDHPWALAARQGDARYLGYYHHFADRRLPDRYARTLGEVFPHTAPGNFTWVEDAQAWLWTTFYPYQWDLDWSNPAVFGEMALALLHLANLGVEVFRLDSTAYLWKREGSDCMNQPEAHTILQALRALTDILAPAVLLKAEAIVPMAQLPPYFGSGDARGHECHLAYHSTLMAAAWVALAEQRGDIVQGVIAQTPALPPACAWLSYVRCHDDIGWNVLQREAAGGDGAAPFSLAHAAQFYAGRVPGSYARGEAFQSSGDGVHGSNGMSAALVGIEAALAAGDAAALELAIRRLLLLYAVALAMPGIPLLYMGDELALGNDEGYRSDPLRRHEGRWLHRPAMDWERAARRGEGDSLPGQVYARLRTLIAARAATAALAAEQPLRALPLGDPALLGIARGADFVAAYNFSAHPVAVDRAALGAGHWQAIADGGIDAATLQEWDGILPAYGLRWWRRG from the coding sequence ATGACCGCCCCCGCCTCCCCTCTCGATCTTTCCGCCCACGCGCACGCGCAGCTGCAGGCGCTGCTGCACGCGGACGCCGCCGCCGCGGTGCTGCCGCGCCTGCAGCAGCACGGCACGCGCCTGCTGGCGCCGCTGCAGCAGCTGTACGGCACCCATCCCGACTTCGCGCAGTGGCTGCCGCAATGGCTGCCGCAGCTCGCCGCCGCCGCCAACGCACGCCCGGCCGAGCTGCGTCGGCTGGATGCGGAGCGCGCCCCGGACTGGTTCGCCGCGCCGGCCATGCTCGGCTACAGCGCCTACGCCGACCGCTTCGCCGGCACCCTGGCCGGGGTCGGCGAGCGCGTGCCCTACCTGCAGGAACTGGGCGTGCGCTACCTGCACCTGCTGCCGTTCCTGCGCGCGCGTGCCGGCGACAACGATGGCGGCTTCGCGGTCAGCGACTACGGCCAGGTCGAGCCGCGGCTCGGCGACAACGCCGACCTGGTCGCCCTGACCGCGCGCCTGCGCGGCGCCGGCATCAGCCTGTGCGCCGACTTCGTGCTCAACCACACCGCCGACGATCACCCGTGGGCGCTGGCCGCCAGGCAGGGCGACGCGCGCTACCTGGGCTACTACCACCACTTCGCCGACCGGCGCCTGCCCGATCGCTATGCGCGCACGCTGGGCGAAGTGTTCCCGCACACCGCGCCGGGCAACTTCACCTGGGTCGAGGACGCCCAGGCCTGGCTATGGACCACGTTCTACCCCTATCAATGGGACCTGGACTGGAGCAACCCGGCGGTGTTCGGCGAGATGGCATTGGCGCTGCTGCACCTGGCCAACCTGGGCGTGGAAGTGTTCCGGCTGGATTCCACCGCCTACCTGTGGAAGCGCGAAGGCAGCGACTGCATGAACCAGCCCGAGGCGCACACGATCCTGCAGGCGCTGCGCGCGCTCACCGACATCCTCGCGCCGGCGGTGCTGCTGAAGGCCGAGGCGATCGTGCCGATGGCGCAGCTGCCGCCCTACTTCGGCAGCGGCGACGCACGCGGCCACGAATGCCATCTGGCCTACCACAGCACGCTGATGGCGGCCGCCTGGGTGGCGCTGGCCGAACAGCGCGGCGACATCGTGCAGGGCGTGATCGCGCAGACGCCCGCGTTGCCGCCGGCCTGCGCGTGGCTGAGCTACGTGCGCTGCCACGACGACATCGGCTGGAACGTGCTGCAGCGCGAAGCGGCCGGCGGCGACGGCGCCGCGCCGTTCTCGCTGGCGCACGCAGCGCAGTTCTACGCCGGCCGCGTGCCCGGCAGCTACGCGCGCGGCGAAGCGTTCCAGAGCAGCGGCGACGGCGTGCACGGCAGCAACGGCATGAGCGCCGCCCTGGTCGGCATCGAAGCGGCGCTGGCCGCGGGCGATGCCGCCGCCCTGGAGCTGGCGATCCGGCGCCTGCTGCTGCTGTATGCGGTGGCGCTGGCGATGCCCGGCATCCCGCTGCTGTACATGGGCGACGAACTGGCGCTGGGCAACGACGAGGGCTATCGCAGCGACCCGCTGCGCCGCCACGAAGGCCGTTGGCTGCACCGCCCGGCGATGGACTGGGAACGCGCGGCGCGGCGCGGCGAGGGCGACAGCCTTCCCGGCCAGGTCTACGCCCGCCTGCGGACGCTCATCGCCGCGCGCGCGGCGACTGCCGCGTTGGCCGCCGAGCAACCGCTGCGCGCGTTGCCGCTGGGCGATCCGGCCTTGCTCGGGATCGCCCGCGGCGCAGACTTCGTCGCGGCCTACAATTTCAGCGCGCACCCGGTGGCGGTGGATCGCGCCGCATTGGGCGCTGGCCACTGGCAGGCCATCGCCGACGGCGGAATCGACGCGGCCACGCTGCAGGAATGGGATGGCATATTGCCGGCCTACGGCCTGCGCTGGTGGCGGCGCGGCTGA
- a CDS encoding TonB-dependent receptor domain-containing protein encodes MHHPSIRLHALAWAVAAALAAPAAFAQQAAAPAAEPAQGDVVSLDSVFVTGTATAKSKLKSSVSVSTVGAEAIEQSAPRTTAEIFRNIPGIRSESSGGEGNANIAVRGLPVASGGAKFLQLQEDGLPVLEFGDIAFGNADIFLRADDSLERIEAIRGGSASTFASNSPGGIINFISKTGEIAGGSVGLSRGVGGYDNTRLDFDYGAPFAEHWQFNVGGYYRRGDGVRDAGYATDKGGQLKANLTRLFDNGYVRVYAKYLNDRAAGYLPAPTRVSGRDGSPDFGSVNGFDPATDTLYSRYFRSSASLDGDNRPSRVNLGDGMHPLSRAIGAEAQFDIGGGWTLSDKFRIADTSGRFVSPFPAEIADAAALAGSIGGNGAGLRYADGPAAGQAYTGLAVRTHLFNVHLNDLGNAVNDLSLARDFGNGDGGNFNLKAGWYTSRQKIDADWTWNSYVQSLSQRSRLLDVIAADGSALSQNGLYAYGVPYWGGDNTRHYDVRYDINAPYLALGWDQGALNVDASLRYDMGKARGNYAGTALVQNLDVDGDGAIEAPERSVATIDYSNPRPVHYDWNYLSYSFGGNYMLSDDLAAFARYSRGARANADRLLFGVVRDDGSVSSSEAVNFVKQAEAGLKWRHEGLSLFATAFSARTEEQNYEATSQRFLNRSYKAHGIELEAGYRYAGFSLNGGVTWTDAEIAKDQITPANAGNRPRRQADFVWQLTPSYRGERYTAGLNLIGTSDAYTQDTNQLKMPGYTQVNLFADYRLSDALTVSLNINNLFDTFGLTEVEEASIADAASGVIRARSIPGRTSSISLRYDF; translated from the coding sequence ATGCACCACCCTTCGATCCGCCTGCATGCCCTGGCCTGGGCCGTCGCCGCCGCGCTGGCCGCCCCGGCCGCATTCGCGCAACAGGCGGCCGCGCCCGCAGCCGAACCCGCGCAGGGCGATGTGGTCAGCCTGGACTCGGTGTTCGTCACCGGTACCGCCACCGCCAAGAGCAAGCTCAAATCCAGCGTCTCGGTCAGCACCGTCGGTGCCGAAGCGATCGAGCAATCGGCGCCGCGCACGACTGCCGAGATCTTCCGCAACATCCCCGGCATCCGCTCCGAGTCCAGCGGCGGCGAAGGCAACGCCAACATCGCGGTGCGCGGCCTGCCGGTGGCCTCCGGCGGCGCCAAGTTCCTGCAGCTGCAGGAAGACGGGCTGCCGGTGCTGGAATTCGGCGACATCGCCTTCGGCAATGCCGACATCTTCCTGCGCGCCGACGACAGCCTGGAGCGCATCGAGGCGATCCGCGGCGGCTCGGCCTCGACCTTCGCCAGCAATTCGCCCGGCGGCATCATCAACTTCATCAGCAAGACCGGCGAGATCGCCGGCGGCAGCGTCGGCCTGAGCCGGGGCGTGGGCGGCTACGACAACACCCGCCTGGACTTCGACTACGGCGCGCCGTTCGCCGAGCACTGGCAGTTCAACGTCGGCGGCTACTACCGCCGCGGCGACGGCGTGCGCGACGCCGGCTACGCCACCGACAAGGGCGGCCAGCTCAAGGCCAACCTGACCCGGCTGTTCGACAACGGCTACGTGCGCGTCTACGCCAAGTACCTCAACGACCGCGCCGCGGGTTACCTGCCGGCGCCCACGCGCGTCAGCGGGCGCGACGGCTCGCCCGATTTCGGCAGCGTCAATGGCTTCGACCCCGCTACCGACACCCTGTACAGCCGCTACTTCCGCAGCAGCGCCAGCCTCGATGGCGACAACCGGCCGTCGCGGGTGAACCTCGGCGACGGCATGCATCCGCTCTCGCGCGCGATCGGCGCCGAAGCGCAGTTCGACATCGGCGGCGGCTGGACGCTGAGCGACAAGTTCCGCATCGCCGACACCTCCGGCCGCTTCGTCTCGCCGTTTCCTGCCGAGATCGCCGATGCCGCCGCGCTGGCCGGCTCGATCGGCGGCAACGGCGCGGGCCTGCGCTATGCCGACGGCCCCGCCGCCGGCCAGGCCTACACCGGGCTGGCGGTGCGCACGCATCTGTTCAACGTCCACCTCAACGACCTCGGCAACGCGGTCAACGACCTCAGCCTGGCGCGCGACTTCGGCAATGGCGACGGCGGCAACTTCAACCTGAAGGCGGGCTGGTACACCTCGCGGCAGAAGATCGACGCGGACTGGACCTGGAATTCGTACGTGCAATCGCTGTCGCAGCGGTCGCGGCTACTGGACGTGATCGCCGCCGATGGCAGCGCGCTCTCGCAGAACGGCCTGTACGCCTATGGCGTGCCTTACTGGGGTGGCGACAACACCCGCCACTACGACGTGCGCTACGACATCAATGCGCCGTACTTGGCGCTGGGCTGGGACCAGGGCGCGCTGAACGTGGACGCCAGCCTGCGCTACGACATGGGCAAGGCGCGCGGCAACTACGCCGGCACCGCGCTGGTGCAAAATCTCGATGTCGATGGCGACGGCGCGATCGAGGCGCCGGAGCGCAGCGTGGCGACGATCGACTATTCCAATCCGCGGCCGGTGCACTACGACTGGAACTACCTGTCCTACTCGTTCGGCGGCAACTACATGCTCAGCGACGACCTGGCCGCCTTCGCCCGCTACAGCCGCGGCGCGCGCGCCAACGCCGACCGCCTGCTGTTCGGCGTGGTCCGCGACGACGGCTCGGTGTCCTCCAGCGAGGCGGTCAATTTCGTCAAGCAGGCCGAAGCCGGCCTGAAGTGGCGCCACGAGGGCCTGAGCCTGTTCGCCACCGCCTTCTCCGCGCGCACCGAGGAGCAGAACTACGAGGCCACCAGCCAGCGCTTCCTCAACCGCAGCTACAAGGCGCACGGCATCGAGCTGGAAGCAGGCTACCGCTATGCCGGCTTCTCGCTCAACGGCGGCGTGACCTGGACCGATGCGGAAATCGCCAAGGACCAGATCACACCCGCGAACGCGGGCAACCGGCCGCGCCGGCAGGCCGATTTCGTCTGGCAGCTGACCCCGTCCTACCGCGGTGAGCGCTACACCGCCGGACTCAACCTGATCGGCACCAGCGACGCCTACACGCAGGATACGAACCAGCTGAAGATGCCGGGCTACACCCAGGTGAACCTGTTCGCCGACTACCGTCTCAGCGATGCGCTGACCGTCTCGCTCAACATCAACAACCTGTTCGATACCTTCGGCCTGACCGAGGTCGAGGAAGCCTCGATCGCCGACGCCGCCTCCGGCGTCATCCGCGCGCGCTCGATCCCGGGCCGCACCTCGAGCATCAGCCTGCGCTACGACTTCTGA
- a CDS encoding MFS transporter — MRFDRPLLPLSRVLALNAGFFGVQYSFGLQQSNMSPIYNYLGADHASLPYLWLAGPITGLVLQPIIGVLSDRTVTRWGRRMPYIVVGALLCSLCLLLMPFSVALWMAVSLLWMLDAANNIAMEPYRALVSDVLAPRQRPLGYLTQSAFTGLGQTLAYVTPPLLVWFGMNQDAANAHRIPYVTIAAFAIGAGFSAASILLTARSVREPVLPPLELERLRGAPAGPLATLREIADAVRQMPPTMKQMAPVMLFQWYAMFCYWQYIVLSLSTTLFGTTEPDSHGFREAGLVNGQIGGFYNFVAFIAAFAMVPVARRVGPKATHAACLLAAGIGMCLLPAIHDRWLLLLPMLGIGLAWASMMGNPYLMLADSIPPERTGVYMGLFNLFIVLPMLIQIVTLPLYFASLLHGDPRNVIRLAGVLMLMAAGAMLLVKGRESGIGNGESKKGSR; from the coding sequence ATGCGCTTCGATCGCCCCTTGCTTCCGCTCTCGCGCGTGTTGGCGCTCAACGCCGGTTTTTTCGGCGTGCAATACAGCTTCGGCCTGCAGCAGAGCAACATGAGTCCGATCTACAACTACCTGGGCGCCGATCACGCCAGCCTGCCGTACCTGTGGCTGGCCGGACCGATCACCGGGCTGGTGCTGCAGCCGATCATCGGCGTGCTGAGCGATCGCACGGTCACCCGCTGGGGCCGGCGCATGCCATACATCGTGGTCGGCGCACTGCTGTGCAGCCTGTGCCTGCTGCTGATGCCCTTCAGCGTGGCGCTGTGGATGGCGGTGAGCCTGCTGTGGATGCTGGACGCCGCCAACAACATCGCGATGGAGCCGTATCGCGCCCTGGTCAGCGACGTGCTGGCGCCGCGCCAGCGGCCGCTGGGCTACCTCACCCAGAGCGCCTTCACCGGCCTGGGCCAGACCCTGGCCTACGTGACCCCGCCGCTGCTGGTGTGGTTCGGCATGAACCAGGACGCGGCCAATGCGCACCGCATCCCCTACGTCACCATCGCCGCGTTCGCGATCGGCGCGGGATTCTCCGCGGCCTCGATCCTGCTCACCGCGCGCAGCGTGCGCGAGCCGGTGCTGCCGCCGCTGGAACTGGAGCGCTTGCGTGGCGCGCCGGCCGGGCCGTTGGCCACGCTGCGCGAGATCGCCGATGCGGTGCGGCAGATGCCGCCGACGATGAAGCAGATGGCGCCGGTGATGCTGTTCCAGTGGTATGCGATGTTCTGCTACTGGCAGTACATCGTGCTGTCGCTGTCGACCACGCTGTTCGGCACCACCGAGCCGGATTCGCACGGCTTCCGCGAAGCCGGGCTGGTCAACGGCCAGATCGGCGGTTTCTACAACTTCGTCGCCTTCATCGCCGCGTTCGCGATGGTGCCGGTGGCGCGCCGGGTCGGCCCCAAGGCCACGCACGCGGCGTGCCTGCTGGCCGCCGGCATCGGCATGTGCCTGCTGCCGGCGATCCACGACCGCTGGCTGCTGCTGTTGCCGATGCTCGGCATCGGCCTGGCCTGGGCGAGCATGATGGGCAATCCGTACCTGATGCTGGCCGACAGCATCCCGCCCGAGCGCACCGGCGTGTACATGGGCCTGTTCAACCTGTTCATCGTGCTGCCGATGCTGATCCAGATCGTGACCCTGCCGCTGTACTTCGCGTCATTGCTGCACGGCGACCCGCGCAACGTGATCCGCCTGGCCGGCGTGCTGATGCTGATGGCGGCGGGGGCGATGCTGTTGGTCAAAGGCCGGGAATCGGGAATAGGGAATGGGGAATCGAAGAAGGGAAGTCGATAA
- a CDS encoding LacI family DNA-binding transcriptional regulator, whose protein sequence is MPDKPDRSAPGARLQMADIARMAGVSESTVSRALADSPVVAERTRAYIKQLASESGYRVDPVARSLRSRRSNIVCVAVPLMHAHEQPLSDPFMMTMLALLADALTARGYSMLLSKLDRHQDHWVEDLARGSRADGVIMLGQSSEHAALDAAARGGLPMVVWGSRIDGQAYASIGSDNLRGGELATAHLIEIGRRRIAFLGDEQLPEVAPRFTGYRRMLERHGLEFDPRLHARSHFLSEDAYRLTRAMLKKADPPDAVFAASDVIALGAIRALTEAGHRVPQDIALVGFDDIPLLAAYSQPPLTTVRQDLAQAATLLVDGVLGLIAGAPLHSVELAVSLVVRDSA, encoded by the coding sequence ATGCCCGACAAACCCGACCGCAGCGCGCCAGGCGCGCGCCTGCAGATGGCCGATATCGCGCGCATGGCCGGCGTGTCCGAGTCCACCGTCTCGCGTGCGCTGGCCGACAGCCCGGTGGTCGCCGAACGCACCCGCGCCTACATCAAGCAGCTGGCCAGCGAGTCCGGCTACCGCGTCGATCCGGTCGCGCGCAGCCTGCGCTCGCGGCGCTCCAACATCGTCTGCGTCGCGGTGCCGCTGATGCACGCGCACGAACAGCCGCTGTCGGACCCGTTCATGATGACCATGCTGGCGCTGCTCGCCGACGCGCTGACCGCGCGCGGCTACAGCATGCTGCTGTCCAAGCTGGACCGGCACCAGGACCACTGGGTCGAGGACCTGGCGCGCGGCAGCCGCGCCGACGGCGTGATCATGCTCGGGCAGAGTTCCGAGCACGCCGCACTGGACGCCGCCGCGCGCGGCGGCCTGCCGATGGTGGTGTGGGGCAGCCGCATCGACGGCCAGGCCTACGCCAGCATCGGCAGCGACAACCTGCGCGGCGGCGAACTGGCCACCGCGCACCTGATCGAGATCGGCCGCCGCCGCATCGCCTTCCTCGGCGACGAGCAGCTGCCGGAGGTGGCGCCGCGCTTCACCGGCTATCGGCGCATGCTCGAGCGCCACGGCCTGGAGTTCGATCCGCGGCTGCACGCGCGCAGCCACTTCCTCAGCGAGGACGCCTATCGGCTGACGCGGGCGATGCTGAAGAAAGCCGATCCGCCGGATGCGGTGTTCGCCGCCTCCGACGTGATCGCGCTGGGTGCGATCCGCGCGCTGACCGAAGCCGGCCACCGCGTGCCGCAGGACATCGCGCTGGTGGGCTTCGACGACATCCCGCTGCTGGCCGCCTACAGCCAGCCGCCGCTGACCACGGTGCGCCAGGACCTGGCGCAGGCAGCCACGCTGCTGGTGGATGGCGTGCTCGGCCTGATCGCCGGGGCGCCGCTGCACTCGGTGGAGCTGGCGGTGAGTCTGGTGGTGCGCGATTCGGCGTGA
- the phbB gene encoding acetoacetyl-CoA reductase — MTLRIAYVTSGMGSIGTAICQKLARNGHTVVAGCGPNSPRKSAWLREQRELGFDFVASEGNATDWDSTVAAFAKVKAEVGEIDVLVNNAGGSRDTLFRQMSRQDWQAVIASNLDSLFNITKQVVDGMTARGWGRIVNIGAVSAQKGQIGQINYATAKAAMQGFSRALAQEVAARGVTVNTVSPGYIASAAISSFPPDVLDRLATAVPLRRLGKPEEVAALCGWLSSDEAAYVTGADYAVNGGLHMG; from the coding sequence ATGACCCTAAGAATCGCCTACGTCACCAGCGGCATGGGCAGCATCGGTACCGCGATCTGCCAGAAGCTGGCCCGCAACGGGCATACCGTGGTCGCCGGCTGCGGCCCCAATTCGCCGCGCAAGTCGGCGTGGCTGCGCGAGCAGCGCGAGCTGGGTTTCGACTTCGTCGCTTCCGAAGGCAATGCCACCGACTGGGATTCCACCGTCGCCGCGTTCGCCAAGGTCAAGGCCGAAGTCGGCGAGATCGACGTGCTGGTCAACAACGCCGGCGGCAGCCGCGACACGCTGTTCCGGCAGATGAGCCGCCAGGACTGGCAGGCGGTGATCGCCAGCAACCTCGACTCGCTGTTCAACATCACCAAGCAGGTGGTGGACGGCATGACCGCGCGCGGCTGGGGACGCATCGTCAACATCGGCGCGGTCAGCGCGCAGAAGGGCCAGATCGGGCAGATCAACTACGCCACCGCCAAGGCGGCGATGCAGGGCTTCAGCCGCGCGCTGGCGCAGGAAGTGGCCGCGCGCGGGGTCACCGTCAACACCGTCTCGCCCGGCTACATCGCCAGCGCCGCGATCAGCAGTTTCCCGCCGGACGTGCTCGACCGCCTGGCGACCGCGGTGCCGCTGCGCCGGCTCGGCAAGCCCGAGGAAGTGGCCGCGCTGTGCGGCTGGCTGAGCTCCGATGAAGCGGCCTACGTCACCGGCGCCGACTACGCGGTCAACGGCGGCCTGCACATGGGGTAG
- a CDS encoding CitMHS family transporter: protein MLTALGFGMVITFMYLIMSKRLSPLVALIIVPIGFALAGGFGTGINEMMLEGIKKIAPTGVMLMFAILYFGVMIDAGLFDPLVRRILRLVKGDPMKIVVGTAVLALLISLDGDGSTTYMITVSAMLPLYRRIGMNALNLTCVTILAGGVMNLSPWGGPTARAATALHLDPTVVFVPLVPAMALAIAGILALAWYLGMRERRRLGVATLPGNAWLDSSLADDGDALPTVEDAEDTKRPKLLWVNLALTLALMAALVIDVLPMPVLFMIGFALALLINYPDLAEQRRRLVNHAGNVLSVVSLIFAAGVFTGILSNTGMVEAMSRSFLAVIPDAWGPHLAAITAIASMPFTFFMSNDAFYFGVLPILSEAASHYGITPVEMARASLAGQPVHLLSPLVPSTYLLVGLAKVDFADHQRFTLKWAVLVSLLLMGGGLLFGLFPLAS from the coding sequence ATGCTGACCGCGCTCGGTTTCGGAATGGTCATCACCTTCATGTACCTGATCATGAGCAAGCGGCTGTCGCCGCTGGTCGCGCTGATCATCGTGCCGATCGGGTTCGCGCTGGCCGGCGGCTTCGGCACCGGCATCAACGAGATGATGCTGGAAGGGATCAAGAAGATCGCGCCCACCGGGGTGATGCTGATGTTCGCGATCCTGTACTTCGGGGTGATGATCGATGCCGGCCTGTTCGATCCGCTGGTGCGGCGCATCCTGCGCCTGGTCAAGGGCGACCCGATGAAGATCGTGGTCGGCACCGCGGTGCTGGCGCTGCTGATCTCGCTCGACGGCGACGGCTCCACCACCTACATGATCACCGTGTCGGCGATGCTGCCGCTGTACCGGCGCATCGGCATGAACGCGCTGAACCTGACCTGCGTGACCATCCTCGCCGGCGGGGTGATGAACCTGAGCCCGTGGGGCGGGCCGACCGCGCGCGCGGCCACCGCGCTGCACCTGGATCCGACCGTGGTGTTCGTACCGCTGGTACCGGCGATGGCGCTGGCGATCGCCGGCATCCTGGCCCTGGCCTGGTACCTGGGCATGCGCGAGCGGCGCCGCCTCGGCGTCGCCACGCTGCCCGGCAACGCCTGGCTGGACAGCAGCCTGGCCGACGATGGCGACGCATTGCCGACCGTGGAAGACGCCGAAGACACCAAGCGGCCGAAACTGCTGTGGGTGAACCTGGCGTTGACCCTGGCGCTGATGGCGGCGCTGGTGATCGACGTGCTGCCGATGCCGGTGCTGTTCATGATCGGCTTCGCGCTGGCGCTGCTGATCAACTATCCGGACCTGGCCGAGCAGCGCCGGCGCCTGGTCAACCATGCCGGCAACGTGCTGTCGGTGGTGTCGCTGATCTTCGCCGCCGGCGTATTCACCGGCATCCTCTCCAACACCGGCATGGTCGAAGCGATGTCGCGCAGCTTCCTGGCGGTGATTCCCGATGCCTGGGGTCCGCACCTGGCGGCGATCACCGCGATCGCCAGCATGCCGTTCACCTTCTTCATGTCCAACGACGCGTTCTATTTCGGCGTGCTGCCGATCCTGTCCGAGGCCGCCAGCCACTACGGCATCACCCCGGTGGAAATGGCCCGCGCCTCGCTGGCCGGACAGCCGGTGCACCTGCTCAGCCCGCTGGTGCCATCGACCTACCTGCTGGTCGGCCTGGCCAAGGTCGATTTCGCCGACCACCAGCGCTTCACGTTGAAGTGGGCGGTGCTGGTGTCGTTGCTATTGATGGGCGGCGGATTGTTGTTCGGCCTCTTTCCGCTGGCGAGTTGA